The proteins below come from a single Streptomyces sp. SCSIO 75703 genomic window:
- a CDS encoding 6-phosphofructokinase has translation MRIGVLTSGGDCPGLNAVIRSVVHRAVVDHGDEVIGFRDGWKGLLDGDYLKLDLDAVAGILARGGTILGSSRVRPEHLRDGVSRARGHVADLGLDAIIPIGGEGTLKAARLLSDNGLPIVGVPKTIDNDIAATDVTFGFDTAVTVATEALDRLKTTAESHQRVLIVEVMGRHTGWIALHSGTAAGAHAVVVPERPFDIEELTAQVGARFSAGKRFAIVVAAEGAKPRPGTMRFDEGGTDVYGHERFAGIARQLSLELERRLGKEARPVILGHVQRGGTPTAYDRVLATRFGWHAVEAAHRGEFGRMTALRGTEIVTVPLAHAVERLKTVPAQRFAEAQYVL, from the coding sequence ATGCGCATTGGTGTCCTCACGTCCGGCGGCGACTGCCCCGGCCTGAACGCCGTCATCCGATCCGTCGTGCACCGGGCCGTCGTCGACCACGGCGACGAGGTCATCGGTTTCCGCGACGGCTGGAAGGGCCTCCTCGACGGCGACTACCTCAAGCTCGACCTGGACGCGGTGGCCGGCATCCTGGCCCGCGGCGGCACCATCCTCGGCTCCTCCCGGGTCCGCCCCGAGCACCTGCGCGACGGCGTGTCGCGGGCCCGCGGGCACGTCGCCGACCTCGGTCTGGACGCGATCATCCCGATCGGCGGCGAGGGCACGCTCAAGGCGGCCCGGCTGCTCTCGGACAACGGCCTGCCCATCGTCGGCGTGCCGAAGACCATCGACAACGACATAGCGGCCACGGACGTCACCTTCGGCTTCGACACCGCCGTCACCGTGGCCACGGAGGCCCTGGACCGGCTCAAGACCACCGCCGAGTCGCACCAGCGGGTGCTGATCGTGGAGGTCATGGGCCGCCACACCGGGTGGATCGCGCTGCACTCGGGCACGGCGGCCGGCGCGCACGCCGTGGTCGTCCCGGAGCGGCCCTTCGACATAGAGGAACTCACCGCCCAGGTCGGCGCCCGCTTCTCGGCCGGCAAGCGGTTCGCCATCGTGGTCGCCGCCGAGGGCGCCAAACCGCGGCCGGGCACGATGCGCTTCGACGAGGGCGGCACGGACGTCTACGGGCACGAACGCTTCGCCGGCATCGCCCGCCAGCTCTCCCTGGAGCTGGAGCGGCGCCTCGGCAAGGAGGCCCGGCCGGTCATCCTCGGGCACGTCCAGCGCGGCGGCACCCCCACGGCGTACGACCGGGTGCTGGCGACCCGGTTCGGCTGGCACGCGGTGGAGGCCGCGCACCGCGGGGAGTTCGGGCGGATGACCGCTCTGCGCGGCACCGAGATCGTCACCGTGCCGCTGGCCCACGCCGTGGAACGGCTCAAGACGGTGCCGGCCCAGCGGTTCGCCGAGGCGCAGTACGTGCTGTGA
- a CDS encoding MurT ligase domain-containing protein, with translation MAGNSDPLTPRAKIAVTAGKAVAAASRAAGRGSGSVIGGRVALKLDPDLLARLAQHLDVTLVSATNGKTTTTRLIAEALRAAGPVVSNALGANMPAGITSALAGGSDARFGVIEVDEKYLAGVARDTDPKCIALLNLSRDQLDRAAETRMLAENWREGLAGSKAVIVANADDPLVVWAASSSPNVIWVAAGQMWKDDAWSCPSCGGVMQRPGDDWFCGECGFRRPTPSWALSGDHVLDPHGSAWPIHLQLPGRANKANATSSAAVAAVFGVPPQVALERMYQVQAVAGRYDVVQFQGRDLRLLLAKNPAGWLETFSLIDPPPAPVILSVNARGADGTDTSWLWDVDYTRLTGHPIFVLGDRKLDLAVRLEVANQQFQVCDTVDQAVQLCPPGRIEVIANYTAFQDLRRRVGN, from the coding sequence CCGTGACCGCGGGCAAGGCGGTCGCGGCGGCGTCACGCGCGGCGGGACGCGGCAGCGGTTCGGTGATCGGCGGCCGGGTCGCGCTGAAACTCGACCCCGACCTGCTCGCCCGGCTCGCCCAGCACCTGGACGTGACCCTGGTCTCGGCGACCAACGGCAAGACCACCACCACCCGGCTGATCGCCGAGGCGCTGCGGGCCGCGGGCCCCGTCGTCTCCAACGCGCTCGGCGCCAACATGCCGGCCGGCATCACCTCGGCGCTCGCGGGCGGCTCGGACGCCCGGTTCGGGGTCATCGAGGTCGACGAGAAGTACCTCGCCGGCGTCGCCCGGGACACCGACCCGAAGTGCATCGCGCTGCTCAACCTCTCCCGCGACCAGCTCGACCGCGCCGCCGAGACCCGGATGCTCGCGGAGAACTGGCGCGAGGGCCTGGCCGGCTCCAAGGCCGTCATCGTGGCCAACGCCGACGACCCGCTGGTCGTGTGGGCCGCCTCCTCCTCGCCCAACGTGATCTGGGTCGCCGCCGGGCAGATGTGGAAGGACGACGCCTGGTCCTGCCCGTCCTGCGGCGGCGTGATGCAGCGCCCCGGCGACGACTGGTTCTGCGGCGAGTGCGGCTTCCGCCGCCCGACGCCGAGCTGGGCGCTCTCCGGCGACCACGTCCTCGACCCGCACGGCTCCGCCTGGCCGATCCACCTCCAGCTCCCGGGCCGCGCCAACAAGGCCAACGCGACCTCCTCGGCCGCCGTCGCCGCCGTCTTCGGGGTGCCGCCGCAGGTCGCCCTAGAGCGGATGTACCAGGTGCAGGCGGTCGCCGGCCGCTACGACGTGGTCCAGTTCCAGGGCCGCGACCTGCGGCTGCTGCTCGCCAAGAACCCGGCGGGCTGGCTGGAGACGTTCTCCCTGATCGACCCGCCGCCGGCCCCGGTGATCCTCTCGGTGAACGCCCGCGGCGCCGACGGCACCGACACCTCCTGGCTCTGGGACGTGGACTACACGCGGCTGACCGGCCACCCGATCTTCGTGCTCGGCGACCGGAAGCTGGACCTCGCGGTCCGCCTGGAGGTCGCCAACCAGCAGTTCCAGGTGTGCGACACGGTGGACCAGGCGGTGCAGCTCTGCCCGCCCGGCCGGATCGAGGTCATCGCCAACTACACCGCGTTCCAGGACCTGCGCCGTCGTGTCGGCAACTGA
- a CDS encoding histidine kinase: MSGFLAGLVVAVLPLLAAGFWLGRRTARPEHLGGLGTPVEHATFQTLHTASLATPPLRAGLTEETARKSARKLRSLLGTDALCLTDLTDVLVWDGAGAHHRAEIMERLAGPLETGRGEAFPLVCDTPDCAVRWAVVAPLTVDDRVHGALVACAPRESAVLVRAAGEVARWVSVQLELADLDQSRTRLIEAEIKALRAQISPHFIFNSLAVIASFVRTDPERARELLLEFADFTRYSFRRHGDFTTLANELHAIDHYLALVRARFGDRLAVTLQIAPEVLPVALPFLCLQPLVENAVKHGLEGKTDRCHIRISAQDEGAEALVVIEDDGAGMDPGLLRRILAREVSPSGGIGLSNVDERLRQVYGDDHGLVIETAAGAGMKITVRLPKYQPGVHSAGRVGRG, encoded by the coding sequence GTGAGCGGATTCCTCGCCGGACTGGTCGTCGCCGTGCTGCCGCTGCTGGCCGCGGGGTTCTGGCTGGGCCGGCGCACCGCCCGCCCCGAGCACCTGGGCGGGCTCGGCACCCCGGTCGAGCACGCCACCTTCCAGACCCTGCACACCGCCTCCCTCGCCACGCCCCCGCTGCGGGCGGGGCTGACCGAGGAGACCGCCCGCAAATCGGCCCGCAAGCTGCGCTCGCTGCTGGGCACGGACGCGCTGTGCCTGACCGACCTGACGGACGTGCTGGTCTGGGACGGGGCGGGCGCCCACCACCGCGCCGAGATCATGGAGCGGCTCGCCGGGCCGCTGGAGACCGGCCGGGGCGAGGCGTTCCCCCTGGTCTGCGACACCCCGGACTGTGCCGTGCGCTGGGCCGTGGTGGCCCCGCTCACCGTCGACGACCGGGTGCACGGGGCGCTCGTGGCCTGCGCCCCGAGGGAGTCCGCCGTCCTGGTGCGGGCGGCCGGCGAGGTGGCCCGCTGGGTCTCCGTCCAGTTGGAGCTGGCCGACCTCGACCAGTCCCGCACCCGGCTCATCGAGGCCGAGATCAAGGCGCTGCGGGCGCAGATCTCCCCGCACTTCATCTTCAACTCGCTCGCGGTGATCGCGTCCTTCGTGCGCACCGACCCCGAGCGGGCCCGGGAGCTGCTGCTGGAGTTCGCCGACTTCACCCGCTACTCGTTCCGCCGCCACGGTGACTTCACGACCCTCGCCAACGAGCTGCACGCCATCGACCACTACCTGGCGCTGGTGCGGGCCCGCTTCGGCGACCGGCTCGCCGTCACCCTCCAGATCGCCCCCGAGGTGCTGCCGGTCGCCCTGCCGTTCCTGTGCCTCCAGCCCCTCGTGGAGAACGCCGTCAAGCACGGGCTGGAGGGCAAGACCGACCGCTGCCACATCCGGATCAGCGCGCAGGACGAGGGCGCCGAGGCGCTGGTGGTCATCGAGGACGACGGCGCCGGCATGGACCCGGGCCTGCTGCGCCGCATCCTGGCGCGCGAGGTCAGCCCCTCGGGCGGCATCGGCCTGTCCAACGTCGACGAGCGGCTCCGCCAGGTCTACGGCGACGACCACGGTCTCGTCATCGAGACCGCGGCCGGCGCCGGTATGAAAATCACCGTCCGGTTGCCGAAGTACCAGCCGGGCGTGCACTCGGCCGGCCGGGTCGGACGCGGGTGA
- a CDS encoding glutamine amidotransferase has protein sequence MSDNQLRVVWVYPDLLSTYGDQGNVLVVERRARQRGLDVARLDVRSDQPIPTSGDIYLIGGGEDRPQRLAAERLRRDSGLPRAVENGAIVFSVCAGYQILGHEFVNDLGQREPGLGLLDVVSVRGEGERCVGDVLGDIDSRLGLPPLTGFENHQGVTHLGPGSRPLAQVRIGKGNGSGDGSEGAYNDTVFGTYMHGPVLARNPLLADLLLKLALDVNALPPTDDRWYEALRNERIAAAQQPA, from the coding sequence GTGAGCGACAACCAACTGCGGGTCGTCTGGGTCTACCCGGACCTGCTGAGCACCTACGGCGACCAGGGCAACGTCCTCGTCGTGGAGCGGCGGGCCCGCCAGCGCGGCCTCGACGTGGCCCGGCTGGACGTGCGCAGCGACCAGCCGATCCCGACCTCCGGCGACATCTACCTGATCGGCGGCGGCGAGGACCGGCCCCAGCGGCTGGCGGCCGAGCGGCTGCGCCGGGACAGCGGCCTGCCCCGGGCCGTGGAGAACGGCGCGATCGTCTTCTCGGTCTGCGCGGGCTACCAGATCCTCGGCCACGAGTTCGTCAACGACCTCGGCCAGCGCGAGCCGGGCCTCGGCCTGCTCGACGTCGTCTCCGTGCGCGGCGAGGGCGAGCGGTGCGTGGGCGACGTCCTCGGCGACATCGACTCCCGCCTCGGGCTGCCCCCGCTCACCGGTTTCGAGAACCACCAGGGCGTGACCCACCTCGGCCCCGGCTCCCGTCCGCTGGCCCAGGTCCGCATCGGCAAGGGCAACGGCTCCGGTGACGGCAGCGAGGGCGCGTACAACGACACCGTCTTCGGCACGTACATGCACGGTCCGGTGCTCGCCCGCAACCCGCTCCTCGCGGACCTGCTGCTGAAGCTGGCGCTGGACGTGAACGCGCTGCCGCCGACCGACGACCGGTGGTACGAGGCGCTGCGCAACGAGCGCATCGCCGCCGCGCAGCAGCCCGCCTGA
- a CDS encoding cytochrome c oxidase assembly protein, with amino-acid sequence MDHSGHGMMMDLPPFTLGRGLAWSADPFFLTTCLLGLVLYVWGVVRLVRRGDAWPVGRTVAFVLGVLSIVLVMCTALNDYGMVMFSVHMVQHMVISMISPILLLLGAPVTLALRALPVAGRGRKGPRELLLMLLHSRYMRVITHPMFTIPMFIASLYALYFTPIFDFLMSSATGHIVMMVHFLAVGLVFFWPIMGVDPGPHRPNHLMRMLELFAGMPFHAFFGIALMMATSPMVDTFLDPPASLGVDPLSDQNAAGGIAWAFSEVPSVLVLIALLFQWYASDQRQARRGDRAADRDGDKELAAYNAYLASLQSRGG; translated from the coding sequence ATGGATCACAGCGGGCACGGCATGATGATGGATCTGCCGCCGTTCACGCTGGGGCGAGGGCTCGCGTGGTCGGCCGACCCCTTCTTCCTCACCACCTGCCTGCTCGGGCTGGTGCTCTACGTCTGGGGCGTCGTACGGCTGGTGCGCCGCGGCGACGCCTGGCCCGTGGGGCGGACCGTCGCCTTCGTCCTCGGGGTGCTCAGCATCGTGCTGGTGATGTGCACCGCGCTCAACGACTACGGCATGGTCATGTTCAGCGTGCACATGGTGCAGCACATGGTCATCAGCATGATCTCCCCGATCCTGTTGCTGCTCGGCGCCCCGGTCACCCTGGCGCTGCGCGCGCTGCCGGTGGCGGGCCGCGGCCGCAAGGGACCGCGTGAGCTGCTGCTGATGCTGCTGCACAGCCGCTACATGCGGGTGATCACGCACCCGATGTTCACCATCCCCATGTTCATCGCCAGCCTGTACGCGCTGTACTTCACCCCGATCTTCGACTTCCTGATGAGCTCGGCCACCGGGCACATCGTGATGATGGTCCACTTCCTCGCCGTCGGCCTGGTCTTCTTCTGGCCGATCATGGGCGTGGACCCGGGCCCGCACCGGCCCAACCACCTGATGCGGATGCTGGAGCTGTTCGCGGGCATGCCGTTCCACGCCTTCTTCGGCATCGCGCTGATGATGGCCACCTCCCCCATGGTCGACACCTTCCTGGACCCGCCCGCCTCGCTCGGCGTCGACCCGCTGTCCGACCAGAACGCGGCCGGCGGCATCGCCTGGGCGTTCAGCGAGGTCCCCTCCGTCCTCGTGCTGATCGCGCTGCTCTTCCAGTGGTACGCCTCCGACCAGCGCCAGGCCCGCCGCGGCGACCGGGCCGCGGACCGCGACGGCGACAAGGAGCTGGCGGCGTACAACGCCTACCTGGCCTCCCTCCAGAGCCGCGGCGGCTGA